A DNA window from Ensifer sp. WSM1721 contains the following coding sequences:
- a CDS encoding DUF2905 domain-containing protein produces the protein MSRILIIIGLLIVAVGILWPWLARFGFGRLPGDILIQRENFTFYLPITTGLLFSIVLSLILWLINR, from the coding sequence ATGTCCCGAATCCTGATCATCATCGGTCTCCTCATCGTGGCGGTCGGCATTCTCTGGCCCTGGCTCGCGCGGTTCGGGTTCGGCAGGCTGCCGGGCGACATTCTGATCCAGCGCGAGAATTTCACCTTCTACCTGCCGATCACCACGGGCCTGCTTTTCAGCATCGTGCTTTCGCTGATCCTATGGCTGATCAATCGTTGA
- the glgA gene encoding glycogen synthase GlgA has protein sequence MNILSVTAEIFPLVKTGGLADVAGSLPKALKAHGIHTRSLVPGYPGVMQGLREASRITEYDRLFGERATLLAGRADGLELFVLDAPAFFDRPGAPYADKYGHEYADNWKRFAALSCVASQIARGLVPNWQPDVIHAHDWHSAISLVYLKYSGDNGVSKVLTVHNLAFQGQFPAHCFAELGLPSEAYSVDGMEYYGDVGYLKGGLQVADAITVVSPTYAREVMSPAFGMGLEGVMNARHADVIGIVNGIDTDVWDPSSDSNIEHPYSARTPLRRIPNRQVLLDLFGLPNTCGPVFASVNRLTWQKGMDMLAEVADEIVRGGGALVVLGQGDAEIERAFLELSRRFPQRVGVRIGYDERLAHKIHAGADAMLVPSRFEPCGLTQLYALRYGCVPVVARTGGLSETIIDANDAALHANVATGIQFAPIDAHELRHALRRTFKLYRRRREWEGLRRQGMKTDCSWHRSAARYAELYGELLCPDIRLAGSA, from the coding sequence ATGAACATATTGTCCGTCACGGCCGAGATTTTTCCACTGGTCAAGACCGGGGGGCTCGCCGACGTTGCCGGATCGCTCCCCAAGGCGCTCAAGGCCCACGGCATCCATACGCGCAGCCTCGTGCCAGGATATCCCGGCGTGATGCAGGGCTTGCGCGAGGCGTCACGGATCACCGAATATGATCGTCTTTTTGGCGAACGCGCCACGCTGCTGGCCGGGCGGGCCGATGGGCTGGAGCTCTTCGTGCTCGACGCGCCGGCCTTTTTCGACAGGCCCGGCGCCCCCTATGCGGACAAGTACGGCCACGAATACGCGGATAATTGGAAGCGTTTTGCTGCCCTCTCCTGCGTCGCATCGCAAATCGCTCGCGGCCTCGTACCGAATTGGCAGCCCGACGTCATCCACGCCCATGACTGGCACTCCGCGATCAGCCTCGTCTATCTGAAATATTCCGGCGATAACGGCGTATCCAAGGTGCTGACCGTCCACAATCTGGCTTTCCAGGGACAGTTTCCTGCCCATTGTTTTGCCGAGCTCGGCCTACCGAGCGAGGCCTATTCCGTCGACGGCATGGAATATTACGGCGATGTCGGATATCTCAAGGGCGGGCTGCAAGTCGCCGACGCGATCACGGTCGTCAGCCCCACCTATGCACGGGAAGTCATGTCTCCGGCCTTCGGCATGGGCCTCGAAGGCGTGATGAATGCACGCCACGCGGACGTTATCGGCATCGTCAACGGAATAGACACCGACGTCTGGGACCCATCGTCGGACTCCAACATCGAGCACCCTTATTCGGCGCGCACCCCTTTGCGCCGAATACCCAACCGGCAAGTGCTGCTCGATCTCTTCGGCCTGCCGAATACCTGCGGGCCGGTCTTCGCCAGTGTCAACAGGCTGACCTGGCAGAAGGGCATGGACATGCTGGCGGAAGTTGCCGACGAAATCGTCAGGGGTGGTGGCGCGCTCGTCGTCCTCGGACAGGGCGATGCCGAAATCGAGCGCGCTTTCCTCGAGCTCTCGAGACGGTTTCCGCAACGTGTCGGTGTGAGGATCGGCTATGACGAGCGGCTCGCCCACAAAATTCATGCCGGCGCGGATGCCATGCTCGTTCCCTCCCGCTTCGAACCCTGCGGCCTGACGCAGCTCTATGCGCTGCGCTATGGTTGCGTGCCGGTCGTTGCCCGCACCGGTGGCCTGTCGGAAACGATCATCGATGCCAATGATGCGGCGCTCCATGCAAATGTAGCGACCGGCATACAATTCGCGCCCATCGACGCGCATGAGCTCCGGCATGCGCTCCGCCGCACCTTCAAGCTCTACCGGCGTCGCCGCGAGTGGGAGGGACTGCGCCGGCAGGGCATGAAGACAGACTGCTCCTGGCATCGCAGTGCCGCGCGCTATGCGGAGCTTTATGGCGAACTCCTGTGCCCCGACATCCGCTTGGCCGGCAGCGCGTAG
- a CDS encoding DMT family transporter, translating to MAVDSVPGTLVHQPGAARAGVMIMLIGMLMFSLNDVMGKWLVATYSVGQVVLIRSLAAALLLAPFLWLNGAQKLFALERPGLQFARVVASTAEVVSFYFAVVYLPLADVMTYWLAAPIYVAAVSPLVLREPVGWRRWSAIAIGFVGVLIALEPSSQAFTVPALISILGSMCFAFMMISGRSLRGTPDTTLAFWQIVGAAAAGLVWAPFDWTPLKPLDTALLGLLGVVAMLAHVLVNRALKLADAATVAPLQYTLLFWAIVFGWLIFGDTPRLSMVLGAGLIVASGLFIFFREQQLKRQGG from the coding sequence ATGGCCGTCGACAGCGTCCCCGGCACCCTTGTTCATCAGCCAGGCGCCGCCCGTGCCGGCGTCATGATCATGCTCATCGGCATGCTGATGTTTTCACTGAACGACGTCATGGGCAAGTGGCTGGTCGCCACCTACTCGGTCGGCCAGGTGGTGCTGATCCGCAGCCTCGCCGCCGCCCTCCTGCTCGCCCCCTTTCTCTGGCTCAACGGCGCGCAAAAGCTTTTCGCCCTCGAGCGGCCCGGCCTTCAGTTTGCCCGCGTCGTCGCCTCGACGGCGGAGGTCGTCTCGTTCTATTTCGCCGTCGTCTACCTGCCGCTCGCGGACGTCATGACCTATTGGCTGGCGGCGCCGATCTATGTCGCGGCGGTTTCGCCATTGGTCCTCCGGGAGCCGGTAGGCTGGCGGCGCTGGAGCGCGATCGCCATCGGCTTCGTCGGTGTCCTCATCGCGCTCGAACCGTCCTCCCAAGCCTTCACCGTGCCTGCCCTGATCTCGATTCTCGGCAGCATGTGCTTCGCCTTCATGATGATTTCCGGTCGTTCGCTGCGCGGCACCCCGGACACGACGCTCGCCTTCTGGCAGATCGTCGGCGCGGCGGCGGCCGGCCTGGTATGGGCGCCCTTTGACTGGACGCCGCTCAAACCGCTCGACACGGCGCTGCTCGGCCTTCTCGGCGTTGTCGCCATGCTCGCCCACGTCCTCGTCAACCGAGCGCTCAAGCTCGCCGACGCCGCAACGGTCGCGCCGCTGCAGTACACGCTCCTCTTCTGGGCGATCGTCTTCGGCTGGCTGATCTTCGGCGACACGCCCCGGCTGTCGATGGTGCTCGGCGCCGGCCTCATCGTCGCCTCCGGCCTCTTCATCTTCTTCCGCGAGCAACAGCTCAAGCGACAGGGCGGTTGA
- a CDS encoding bifunctional allantoicase/(S)-ureidoglycine aminohydrolase, with protein sequence MQKHYYFPQGGHPPQTDLLTDRAVFTEAYAVIPKGVMRDIVTSYLPFWANTRLWVLSRPLSGFAETFSQYIMEVGPSGGSDRPETDPRAEGVLFVVDGEFHLTIGDRSHLMQPGGYAYIPPGTEWSLHNEGDTASRFHWIRKAYEKVDGVPVPEPIVTNEREITPSPMPGTDGRWATTRFVDPSDMRHDMHVTIVTFEPGGTIPFMETHVMEHGLYVLEGKAVYRLNNDWVEVEAGDYMWLRAFCPQACYAGGPGKFRYLLYKDVNRHMTLGGPGRFA encoded by the coding sequence ATGCAAAAGCACTACTATTTCCCGCAAGGCGGTCACCCCCCGCAGACGGATCTTTTGACCGACCGGGCGGTGTTCACCGAGGCCTATGCGGTCATCCCCAAGGGCGTCATGCGCGACATCGTGACGAGTTATCTCCCCTTCTGGGCGAACACGCGGCTCTGGGTGCTGTCACGGCCACTTTCCGGCTTCGCAGAAACCTTCTCGCAATACATCATGGAGGTAGGACCTTCGGGCGGAAGCGACCGCCCGGAAACGGATCCGCGTGCCGAAGGCGTGCTGTTCGTGGTCGACGGCGAGTTCCACCTGACGATCGGCGACCGGTCGCATCTGATGCAGCCCGGCGGCTACGCCTACATCCCGCCCGGCACCGAATGGAGCCTTCACAACGAAGGCGATACCGCGTCGCGCTTCCATTGGATCCGCAAGGCCTATGAAAAGGTCGATGGGGTCCCCGTTCCCGAGCCGATCGTCACCAACGAGCGCGAGATCACGCCTTCGCCAATGCCGGGTACGGACGGCCGGTGGGCGACGACCCGCTTCGTCGACCCTTCCGACATGCGCCACGACATGCATGTCACGATCGTCACCTTCGAGCCTGGCGGCACGATTCCCTTCATGGAGACCCATGTGATGGAGCACGGCCTTTACGTGCTCGAAGGCAAGGCGGTCTACCGACTGAACAACGACTGGGTCGAGGTGGAAGCCGGCGACTACATGTGGCTGAGAGCCTTCTGCCCGCAGGCCTGCTATGCCGGCGGACCGGGCAAGTTCCGCTACCTGCTCTACAAGGACGTCAACCGCCATATGACTCTCGGCGGCCCCGGAAGGTTCGCCTGA
- a CDS encoding Ku protein produces MAPRASWKGYLKLSLVSCPVRLYPATSASERITFNQLHKDTHNRINMKPVDPELGLVERSDLVKGYEYEDKKYIIIEDTDLESVKIESNHTMNIEAFVDSGSVDVIYQDAPYYLAPDGAMAEETFIVLREALRRTGKLAIARLVLSSRERVVTIGPRETGMFVCTLRNPNEVRGTAEYFGNIPVGNPDPEMLQLAEALIEQKVTTFDPRNYEDRYEIALMQMIREKLKGHKPIIAQAPERGNVINLMDALKASLSQAKPPAKSKPKAEPAEKPAAKAPAAKRTTAKPAAKKNA; encoded by the coding sequence ATGGCACCCAGGGCAAGTTGGAAGGGCTATCTCAAACTCAGTCTCGTGAGCTGTCCGGTGAGGCTTTATCCGGCCACCAGCGCAAGCGAGCGCATCACCTTCAATCAGCTTCACAAGGACACCCATAACCGGATCAACATGAAGCCTGTCGATCCGGAACTCGGCCTCGTCGAGCGGTCCGATCTCGTGAAGGGCTATGAATACGAAGACAAAAAATACATCATCATCGAGGACACGGACCTCGAAAGCGTCAAGATCGAATCCAATCACACGATGAACATCGAGGCTTTCGTCGACTCAGGCTCGGTGGACGTCATCTATCAGGACGCGCCCTATTACCTGGCGCCGGACGGGGCGATGGCCGAGGAGACCTTCATCGTGTTGCGCGAAGCCCTGCGCCGGACCGGCAAGCTGGCGATCGCCCGTCTCGTTCTTTCGAGCCGGGAAAGAGTGGTCACCATCGGCCCGCGCGAGACCGGCATGTTCGTCTGCACCTTGCGAAACCCCAACGAGGTGCGCGGCACGGCCGAATATTTCGGCAACATTCCGGTCGGCAATCCGGATCCGGAGATGCTGCAGCTCGCCGAAGCACTTATCGAGCAGAAGGTGACGACTTTCGACCCGAGGAATTACGAGGACCGCTACGAGATCGCGCTGATGCAGATGATCCGCGAGAAACTGAAGGGCCACAAGCCGATCATCGCGCAGGCGCCCGAACGCGGCAATGTCATCAACCTCATGGATGCGCTGAAGGCGAGCCTTTCGCAGGCCAAGCCCCCCGCCAAGAGCAAGCCCAAGGCCGAGCCCGCTGAAAAGCCGGCGGCGAAAGCCCCCGCGGCGAAGCGCACGACGGCCAAACCGGCTGCCAAGAAGAACGCCTGA
- a CDS encoding tetratricopeptide repeat protein, with the protein MVVAGRTFGIVGALAAFPRRLAAREVERQGGHLRRGVTRQTAFVVFGRGLLARATEAEIEARSDSEAGEGRRILSENGFLRLLGLATPEATPALTRQSLIDQSGLSPRHLDLLSLFDAFEHDREPYSFRDLILARKYAGLIASGAGWSAIARSVHRSGNVASLTALSLHHDGADTIYVRRAEGLSELDGQLLLDVGTSDDQELEDLFAEAEAAEAAGDYDEAAAFYQRCLAIDRTDSVAAFNRANCLRAAGREAEAAHDYARAIKLDPSFVEAWFNLACLMNERGRTDTARRHLKRAIEVDPGYADAVFNLAKLEFDEGNLAEARRWWLRYLELDQNSEWARTAERGVQFVNLHLLRKSAG; encoded by the coding sequence ATGGTGGTTGCTGGCCGGACATTCGGCATCGTGGGTGCGCTTGCCGCCTTTCCGCGGCGGCTGGCGGCGCGCGAGGTCGAGCGGCAGGGTGGCCACTTGCGGCGCGGCGTCACGCGGCAAACGGCTTTCGTCGTCTTCGGCCGCGGTCTGCTTGCAAGGGCAACCGAGGCGGAGATCGAGGCGCGCTCCGACAGCGAAGCCGGCGAAGGCCGGCGTATTCTCAGCGAGAACGGCTTTCTTCGCCTCCTGGGCCTCGCGACACCGGAGGCAACTCCGGCGCTGACACGGCAATCGCTCATCGATCAGTCCGGGCTTTCGCCTCGCCATCTCGACCTCCTGTCGCTGTTCGACGCCTTCGAGCACGATCGCGAGCCCTACTCCTTCCGCGACCTGATTCTGGCGCGGAAATATGCCGGGCTGATTGCCAGCGGCGCCGGCTGGAGCGCGATCGCGCGCTCGGTCCATCGTTCCGGAAATGTCGCCTCGCTGACGGCGCTGTCGCTTCATCACGACGGCGCCGATACGATCTATGTGCGCCGTGCCGAGGGCTTGAGCGAACTCGACGGGCAATTGCTGCTCGACGTCGGCACGTCGGACGATCAGGAACTCGAGGACCTCTTCGCCGAGGCCGAGGCCGCCGAGGCGGCAGGCGACTATGACGAGGCGGCCGCTTTCTATCAGCGCTGCCTCGCCATCGACCGCACCGACTCCGTTGCCGCCTTCAATCGCGCCAATTGCCTCAGGGCCGCCGGCCGGGAGGCGGAGGCCGCGCATGACTATGCGCGGGCGATCAAGCTCGATCCATCCTTTGTGGAAGCATGGTTCAATCTCGCCTGCCTCATGAACGAACGTGGCCGCACCGACACCGCCCGCCGGCACCTGAAGAGGGCGATCGAAGTCGATCCCGGCTATGCCGACGCGGTCTTCAATCTAGCGAAGCTGGAATTCGACGAGGGCAATCTCGCCGAGGCGCGCCGCTGGTGGTTGCGCTATCTGGAACTCGATCAGAATTCCGAATGGGCGCGGACGGCCGAGCGAGGCGTGCAGTTCGTCAATCTTCACCTCCTCCGGAAATCGGCTGGCTGA
- a CDS encoding ABC transporter substrate-binding protein has product MRNRILPLALVCAALLSSTVAAAATLKIGTEGAYPPFNFVDSTGKIGGFDVEIGLALCERMKVECEVVAQDWDGIIPGLLAKKYDMIIASMFITEERKKQVAFTEPYYLAAMTHVAPKGAGLTEFSNEALKGKVIGAQSGTTQADYIAALYPDAEIKLYPTQDEANLDMVNGRLDLQVGDMLPMLDWVTKNDDGKGCCELIGEPITDKKFVGDGVGIAVRQENNDLREKLNRALAEIRSDGTYKKINDKYFTIDVYTMK; this is encoded by the coding sequence ATGCGAAACCGGATCCTGCCGCTGGCGCTCGTCTGTGCGGCACTGCTCTCGTCAACGGTTGCGGCCGCCGCGACGCTGAAGATCGGCACCGAGGGCGCCTATCCGCCCTTCAACTTCGTCGATTCGACCGGCAAGATCGGCGGCTTCGACGTCGAGATCGGCTTAGCGCTCTGCGAGCGCATGAAGGTCGAGTGCGAGGTCGTCGCCCAGGATTGGGACGGCATCATCCCCGGTCTGCTCGCGAAGAAATACGACATGATCATCGCCTCGATGTTCATCACCGAGGAGCGCAAGAAGCAGGTGGCCTTCACCGAGCCCTACTATCTCGCCGCAATGACACATGTGGCGCCGAAGGGTGCGGGACTTACCGAGTTCAGCAACGAAGCGCTGAAGGGCAAGGTAATCGGTGCCCAGTCCGGCACCACCCAGGCGGACTATATCGCCGCCCTTTATCCCGATGCGGAGATCAAGCTCTATCCCACTCAGGACGAGGCCAATCTCGATATGGTCAACGGCCGGCTCGACCTGCAGGTCGGCGACATGCTGCCGATGCTCGATTGGGTGACGAAGAACGACGACGGCAAGGGCTGCTGCGAACTTATCGGCGAGCCGATTACAGACAAGAAGTTCGTCGGCGATGGCGTCGGCATTGCGGTCCGCCAGGAGAACAACGACCTGCGCGAGAAGCTGAACAGGGCACTCGCCGAAATCCGTTCCGACGGAACCTACAAGAAGATCAACGACAAGTACTTCACCATCGATGTCTACACGATGAAGTGA
- a CDS encoding YbhB/YbcL family Raf kinase inhibitor-like protein, protein MTFSLISPAFADGQPIPQKYTRLGENLFPPLKWTGTPDGTQSFALIVEDPDAVSGLFRHCAIINIPGNRTELPQAVDTGPEHAIKFIKNDFGNARYDGPQPPPGTGVHHYRFRLAALDVGNLSIPEDVGAAEAWKRACKHLIREAVIVGTYQR, encoded by the coding sequence ATGACTTTCAGCTTGATCAGTCCCGCATTCGCCGACGGCCAGCCGATTCCCCAGAAATATACTCGTCTCGGTGAGAACCTGTTCCCGCCGCTGAAATGGACGGGTACGCCCGACGGGACGCAGAGCTTTGCTCTGATCGTTGAGGATCCGGATGCCGTGAGCGGCTTGTTCCGCCATTGCGCGATCATTAATATTCCGGGCAATCGGACCGAACTCCCGCAGGCCGTGGATACCGGCCCGGAACACGCGATCAAATTCATCAAGAACGACTTTGGGAACGCCCGCTACGACGGCCCCCAGCCCCCGCCCGGGACCGGCGTGCACCATTACCGGTTCCGGCTTGCGGCACTCGATGTCGGCAATCTCTCCATCCCGGAGGATGTGGGCGCCGCGGAGGCCTGGAAGAGAGCGTGCAAGCATCTGATCCGCGAAGCGGTGATCGTCGGCACGTACCAGCGTTAA
- the xth gene encoding exodeoxyribonuclease III: MKIATFNINGVNKRLENLLAWLATAEPDIVCLQELKATDGQFPRGAIEAAGYGAAWRGQSAWNGIAILARDSEPVITRVELPGDPSDVQSRYIEAAVNGILIASLYAPNGNPQPGPKFDYKLAWHARLNLHAAELFETGLPVVLAGDYNVVPEPRDIYPTRSYDDNALVQPESRAAFRRLLDQGWLDALRKVYPEEQLFTFWDYRRNRWQRDAGLRLDHVLLSRKLTRRLNGAGIDREVRGLENASDHAPVWISLRD, translated from the coding sequence ATGAAAATCGCCACGTTCAACATCAATGGCGTGAACAAGCGGCTCGAAAATCTGCTGGCCTGGCTCGCGACGGCCGAGCCCGACATCGTCTGCCTGCAGGAACTCAAGGCGACGGACGGGCAATTTCCGAGGGGGGCGATCGAAGCCGCAGGCTACGGTGCGGCCTGGCGCGGACAGTCGGCCTGGAACGGCATTGCCATCCTCGCCCGCGATAGCGAACCGGTGATCACCCGCGTGGAATTGCCCGGTGATCCGTCCGACGTGCAGAGCCGCTACATCGAAGCGGCGGTGAACGGCATCCTGATAGCCTCGCTCTATGCGCCGAACGGCAATCCGCAGCCGGGCCCGAAATTCGACTACAAGCTCGCCTGGCATGCGCGCCTCAACCTGCACGCGGCCGAACTCTTCGAGACGGGCCTCCCGGTGGTGCTGGCCGGCGACTACAATGTCGTACCGGAACCGCGGGACATCTATCCTACCCGTTCCTATGACGACAACGCCCTCGTCCAGCCCGAAAGCCGCGCTGCGTTTCGAAGATTGCTCGACCAGGGCTGGCTCGACGCCTTGCGCAAAGTCTATCCCGAGGAGCAACTCTTCACCTTCTGGGATTACCGGCGCAACCGCTGGCAACGCGACGCAGGCCTTCGCCTCGACCATGTTCTTTTAAGCAGAAAGCTCACGCGCCGATTGAACGGCGCCGGCATCGACCGCGAGGTGCGCGGCCTTGAAAACGCGAGCGACCATGCGCCGGTTTGGATCAGCCTGCGCGATTGA
- a CDS encoding alpha/beta family hydrolase yields the protein MDGKFMFDGPDDAPVTILLAHGAGAPMDSASMTATAKALAAAGFRVARFEFGYMAARRTAEGRKPPPRAETLNPEYRAAVAELGAKSPLVIGGKSMGGRVASMIADELLAAGKIAGLLCLGYPFHPPGKPEQLRTKHLADLKTPTLICQGTRDEFGTREEVSGYALSDRIEILWLEDGDHDLKPRKSISGFSAADHLKTMAEAVTKWSAGLAR from the coding sequence ATGGACGGGAAATTCATGTTCGACGGGCCGGACGATGCCCCCGTCACCATTCTCCTTGCGCACGGCGCCGGGGCACCGATGGACTCGGCTTCGATGACGGCGACCGCCAAGGCGCTGGCCGCAGCAGGCTTTCGCGTCGCGCGCTTCGAATTCGGCTACATGGCGGCGCGACGCACCGCAGAGGGACGCAAGCCCCCGCCACGCGCCGAAACGCTGAACCCGGAGTACCGGGCGGCCGTCGCCGAACTCGGCGCGAAGAGCCCGCTGGTTATCGGCGGCAAATCGATGGGCGGGCGTGTCGCAAGCATGATCGCCGACGAGCTCCTGGCCGCCGGCAAGATCGCCGGGCTCCTCTGCCTCGGCTACCCCTTCCATCCTCCGGGCAAACCGGAGCAGCTTCGAACGAAACATCTCGCCGATCTCAAGACGCCGACGCTGATCTGCCAAGGAACCCGAGACGAATTCGGCACGCGCGAAGAGGTTTCGGGCTACGCGCTTTCCGACAGGATCGAGATCCTCTGGCTCGAAGACGGAGACCATGACCTGAAGCCGCGCAAGAGCATCTCCGGCTTTTCGGCCGCCGATCATCTGAAGACAATGGCCGAGGCGGTCACCAAATGGAGCGCCGGCCTCGCGCGCTGA
- the ligD gene encoding DNA ligase D: MAPSKLETYRKKRDFLKTPEPVGSLTGGGNRFVVHKHHATADHYDLRLEVGDVLKSWAVPRGPSLNPADKRLAVETEDHPLDYIDFEGVIPEGEYGGGPMIVWDTGVWAPMDDAAESLRKGAFKFRLAGEKLNGGWMLTRLKPKPGEEDERHWLLFKERDLFADESVDILAARPESVKTGRRIEELVEKPKAPAKPVKLNPGALPGAAKGAAPERVEPQLATQTIVPPDAKQGWLHEIKFDGYRTMAHLAGGNVRLITRGGLDWTKRYGDLPEAFRRLPCRDVIIDGEIVVLDDAGISRFALLQDALSAGAGNKLVFFAFDLLHLDGWNLLNSPLEKRKALLEQLLAGQIHSRSAIQFSGHVTGEGRTLYDQASEMGLEGIVSKRVSAPYHSGRSKTWTKTKALKAEDFVIVGYTLSEAAEGIASLALGEWVDGEVQYRGKVGTGFDAEMLKQLLIRLEPLRAGAAKLEGAPKEIIWVRPVLRAHIHYGNRTADNVLRHAVFKGLREVELSTPVSISRKRLISDADLASISITNPTRRLFGKSGPTKLDIAVYYAMVGDFMLPQILGRPVSLVRCPTGRPEDCFFQRHPFTGMPPSVATFHATNSEGEAKTYLAVEDAKGYLALAQFGVVEFHNWGTTRKLLDKPDRVVFDLDPGEGIAWREVVEAAIHIKAELEALGLVPFVKTSGGNGVHIVVPTEPKLNWKKFHQATSAIATRLAATAPETFTTTMGKENRVKRIFIDFHRNARSHTWAAPYSLRARTNLPASTPLSWADLETIDAPGDLNYSSLPGLLATSGDPWADIGDFARELPLLSETGK; the protein is encoded by the coding sequence ATGGCGCCATCTAAGCTCGAGACCTACCGCAAGAAGCGCGATTTTTTGAAGACGCCGGAGCCGGTCGGGAGCCTGACCGGCGGCGGCAACCGCTTCGTCGTGCACAAGCATCATGCCACAGCGGACCACTACGACCTGAGACTTGAGGTCGGCGACGTCCTGAAGAGCTGGGCGGTGCCGAGAGGACCGTCGCTCAATCCGGCCGACAAGCGACTGGCGGTGGAGACGGAGGACCACCCGCTCGACTATATCGATTTCGAGGGCGTGATCCCCGAGGGCGAATATGGCGGCGGCCCGATGATCGTCTGGGACACGGGCGTCTGGGCGCCGATGGACGACGCCGCGGAAAGCCTGCGCAAGGGCGCCTTCAAGTTTCGTCTCGCGGGCGAAAAGCTCAACGGCGGCTGGATGCTGACACGGTTGAAGCCGAAGCCCGGAGAGGAAGATGAGCGGCACTGGCTCCTGTTTAAGGAACGCGATCTCTTTGCCGACGAGTCCGTCGACATTCTCGCCGCCAGACCGGAAAGCGTCAAAACCGGCCGCCGGATCGAGGAGCTTGTGGAGAAGCCGAAAGCGCCGGCGAAGCCCGTCAAGCTCAATCCCGGCGCGCTTCCCGGCGCAGCCAAGGGCGCCGCACCCGAACGGGTCGAGCCGCAGTTGGCGACGCAGACGATTGTTCCTCCCGACGCCAAGCAAGGCTGGCTGCACGAGATCAAGTTCGATGGCTATCGCACCATGGCGCACCTGGCCGGGGGAAACGTGCGTCTCATCACCCGCGGCGGGCTCGACTGGACGAAACGCTACGGCGATCTGCCGGAGGCTTTCCGCCGGCTGCCTTGCCGCGACGTCATCATCGACGGCGAGATCGTCGTGCTCGACGACGCGGGGATCAGCCGCTTCGCGCTACTGCAGGACGCGCTCTCTGCCGGCGCGGGCAACAAGTTGGTCTTTTTTGCCTTCGACCTCCTCCATCTCGACGGCTGGAACCTTCTCAATTCCCCGCTTGAAAAACGCAAGGCGTTGCTCGAGCAATTGCTTGCGGGCCAAATACATAGTCGCTCGGCCATCCAGTTCAGCGGTCATGTGACCGGCGAAGGGCGCACGCTTTACGACCAGGCCTCGGAGATGGGTCTCGAGGGGATCGTCTCGAAGCGCGTCTCGGCCCCCTACCATAGCGGACGGTCAAAAACCTGGACCAAGACGAAGGCCTTGAAGGCGGAGGACTTCGTCATCGTCGGATACACCCTGTCGGAAGCGGCCGAAGGCATTGCCTCCCTCGCTCTTGGAGAATGGGTCGACGGAGAGGTGCAATATCGCGGCAAGGTCGGGACCGGCTTCGACGCCGAGATGCTGAAGCAATTGCTGATCCGGCTGGAGCCCTTGCGGGCCGGCGCCGCCAAGCTTGAAGGCGCGCCCAAGGAAATCATCTGGGTGCGTCCGGTGCTGAGGGCGCACATTCACTACGGCAACCGCACCGCCGACAACGTGCTGCGGCATGCCGTCTTCAAAGGGCTTCGCGAAGTGGAACTCTCGACGCCTGTTTCGATATCGAGAAAGCGCCTCATCTCAGACGCGGATCTCGCAAGCATCTCGATCACCAATCCGACCCGCCGCCTGTTCGGCAAGTCCGGCCCGACCAAGCTCGACATCGCCGTCTACTATGCGATGGTCGGCGATTTCATGCTGCCGCAAATCCTCGGCCGGCCCGTCTCGCTCGTGCGCTGCCCGACGGGAAGGCCTGAGGACTGCTTCTTCCAGCGGCACCCCTTCACGGGCATGCCGCCCTCCGTCGCGACCTTCCACGCGACCAACTCGGAAGGCGAGGCGAAAACCTATCTCGCCGTAGAGGACGCAAAAGGATACCTGGCGCTCGCGCAATTCGGCGTCGTCGAATTCCACAACTGGGGAACGACGCGAAAGCTGCTCGACAAACCCGACCGCGTGGTTTTCGACCTCGACCCCGGCGAGGGCATCGCCTGGCGGGAGGTGGTCGAGGCCGCCATCCACATCAAGGCCGAGCTCGAGGCGCTCGGCCTCGTGCCCTTCGTCAAGACCTCGGGAGGCAACGGTGTTCACATCGTCGTTCCGACCGAGCCGAAGCTCAACTGGAAGAAGTTTCACCAGGCGACGAGCGCGATCGCCACTCGCCTGGCGGCAACCGCCCCTGAGACATTCACCACGACCATGGGCAAGGAAAACCGGGTGAAGCGCATCTTCATCGACTTCCACCGGAACGCCCGCAGCCATACCTGGGCCGCGCCCTATTCGCTGCGCGCCCGCACCAATCTGCCGGCCTCGACGCCTCTCAGTTGGGCCGATCTCGAAACTATCGACGCTCCGGGGGATTTGAACTATTCTTCGCTGCCGGGCCTCCTGGCCACATCCGGCGATCCCTGGGCCGATATCGGCGATTTCGCCAGGGAATTGCCGCTTCTATCCGAGACGGGAAAGTGA